From the genome of uncultured Methanobacterium sp.:
AGTCTTCGTAAGGCCTGCAATCAGCATGTATATGTGCGTCTATCATACCAGTTCAACTCCAACAAACTTCAAGGTTTTCTTTTCTTTTAAACGATCCAGTTACTAAATCATCCAATTATTAATTAATCTCAACCCACAATTTTAATTATCTAAAATTAATTAAGAGGTTTAACATTATAGTATTATGTAGTTTATTATGGAGTTTAAAATTCTATTTTTGATAGTTTAAAAAAAGCTTAATTAAAAATAATTAAAAAAAAGAGTGAGATTAGACATAAATTGTCTAAATGTCACTGAAAGTTATCTTTTTGAGGATCAGGTCATTAACTTTTCCCGGAACTTCAGATATCAATACACGGATCTGTTCCTGGCTGTCACGTTCCCGTATGGTTACTGTGTTATCTTCCAGGCTTTGATGGTCTACTGTAACTGCAAATGGTGTTCCTATCTCATCAGAACGAGCGTACCTTCGGCCAATAGTTCCTGAAGTGTCAACTTCTGCGATTATACCTTCGTCGCGTAGATTATTCATTATATTGCCAGATATTTCCACCAGTTCATCCTTGTTCACCAGTGGGAATACATTTACTCCAACAGGGGCAATATCTGCAGGGAAATGGAAAATATTCCGGTCATCTTCCTGGGTGAATGAGTGGAGGAGTACCGAGTAGGTTATACGGTCGATACCATAGGATGGTTCTATAACATGAGGATATACCTTTTCACCCCTAACAGTTTCTTCAACCTCTTCAAAGGATATAATATCCGGGGTTAACTGGTATGATTCACCCTCCAATTCTAACTCATAAACACCATTTTCATCAAAAGATTCTTTTATTAGGTCAGAATCAGCTTCCTTAAGGAAATTCAATATTTTAGGTGCATTACCCTTAAATAGAGGACCAAATTTTTTCATATCTGGTTTTGCTGCCATTTTGGTAACAGTTCGTGGTTCATCATATTCTATGAAAACTGATAAGTCTTCCTTACTGTACTGGCTGTGGGATTTAAGATCGAAATCTGTTCTATCAGCAATTCCAATAACTTCAATCCAACCGTAACGGTCGGTGTAGATTTCCACATCCCAGCAGTCAATGGCGTAGTGTGCCATCTCGGTTTTCATGTGCTGACGGAACCTGATCACATTTTCAGGTATTCCCAGTTCCTCCATGAACCTATCAGCCAAACATAACTGGTAAGTCAGCATCTGACTGGATATCACACCTTTGTTAACTGCTTTCTCTGCTGTGATCTGGATGAATTCACCTTCTTCCTCCTGGGCCTGGGCAGTGTACAGGGTAAGAACCTGCTGGGCTACATTCTGGAAATTAGGGTGTGTTTTAACCCGTGGATCTACAAATATCTCTGCTTCGGCCTGGGTGAACTCCCTGAGGCGGATAACACCCTGTCGCGGTGAAATTTCGTTCCGGTAAGCTTTACCAAGCTGCACCACACCGAATGGGAGTTTACCACGGAAGAACCGTAAGAGTCTCTTGAATGGTATGAAGATACCCTGAGCAGTTTCCGGTCTCATGTAACCAGTTTTTTTACCCTTAGCACCGATAAGGGTTTGGAACATGAGGTTGTAACTCCAGACATGGGTAAGGTGACCACCACATTTGGGGCAGAGAATCTCCTGGTTGGATAATATTTCAGTGAGCTCCTGGTTTTTTAATCCTTCCACTTCTTCTCCAATGGCTTCTTTGATAACATGATCTGCTCTGAAGACTTCCAGACAATCTTTGCATTCTGTCATGGGGTCGTTGAAGTGGTCCACGTGTCCTGAGGCTTTAAGTGCCTCTTCAGGCATGATGGTTGGTGATTCAATTTCATAGAATCCTTCACCCACCAGGTAGTAATTTCTCCACTTATTCATGATCTTATTTTTCAGAATTGCACCCAGAGGGCCGTAATCAAAGAATCCGGCTACTCCTGAGTATATTTCAAATGATGACCATAAGAATCCTCTTTTCTTGGCAATATTCATAACATCTTCATTCTTCATTATATCCTCTCAAATTTCCTCTCAATAGGATAATTTTTTAATATTATTAAATTAAAGTAATTTTGTTTGTTTTCGGTCCCTGATCTCATAATCCTGTTTGATTTTACTGGTAACAGGTTTATCCTGGCCCATATATTTACTATCCCTTTCTGGGTGGCCGTATGGACGTAAAGATGGGCTGGTCATGGTTTCAAATACTATCTGACAAACCCTCTGGCCAGTATAAAGGGCCACTGGCATCTTTCCAATGTTTGAAATCTCCAGGGTAATTTTCCCCTCAAATCCCGGGTCGATGTATCCTGCGGTAACGTGCATGGTGATTCCCAGACGTCCCATTGATGAACGCCCCTCCACACGTGCCACTAGATCATCAGGAAGTTTAACGGCTTCGTAGGTTGTGGCCAGTGCAAATTCGCCGGGATGTATGATAAATGCCTCTCCCTTATCCAGATGGAATGATTCCATATAAGACTCCAGGTCAGATTTGTCCAGGGGGTCGATGCATGGTTTTCGGATTATGCGAAAACCTTTAAATTCATTCCCAATCCTGAGGTCCACAGATGATGGTTGAATCTGCCGGGATGGATCTTCCAACGGTTCTATGGTGATTTTACCTTCATCTAAATATTTTATGATATCCTGGTCACTTAAAATAGCCATTTTATCCTCATTCTCCCTTTTTAGTTTCTGGTTATCATTATTTTAATCTATGTTTCAATCTACATAGAAATTATTAAACATGAGATTTCAAATCTATAGAATTATACGGAATTATTAAACTATATTGAATTGTTAAATAAACTATTCTGGATTACAAATAATTAAAATTATTTGGATTTTGAATCAATTATACTATTTCTAAACCCATTAATTTATTTCTGAATATTAATTTTGAATAATTAATATTTTATTTAACCCTCTCTTTAATCCTTCGAAACATTCCTCTAAGGGTATGTGCTTCCCTTCCAGATATAAATGCTCTTCCCAGCACTCTCCTGAAGACGGTGGATGCATTCTTTTTTTTGTGGGCTGGATAGTCCAGGTGATCCAGCACTTCATCCATACATTCAATTAAATTCTGTTTTTCGGTTAAAGATGCTTCATCCAGGTCTTCCACAGGATAAGTTTTCTCAGTTTTAAACAGTTCATAAAATATAATGGCTGCAGCATGGGTCACATTGAGGACCGGATAAGCGTCATGGGTGGGAATTGAGACCACAACATCACAGAGTTCTAATTCCTTGTTAGTGAGCCCATCACCCTCTCTTCCCATTATCAATGCAATGTCCCCATTCACATTCAGTGATTGGGCCAGATTATCAGGGGTTACTGCAATACGGGGGAGATTATAACTTCCACCTGCATTCCCTGTAGTTCCCACTGCAAAATCAATCTCCTTAATTTTGAGGAATTCAGCCAGGGAATCATATTCCTGGCGATTGGAGACGATTTCACGGGCGTGCATGGCCTTGTAATATGAATCATTTTCCAGTGTGCATGGATTTATTAGCACTAACTGGTATAAACCGAAATTTTTCATGGTCCGTGCCAGGAACCCAATATTGCCAGGAGTTTCTGGCTCCACAAAAACCACATAAATCATGTATATCCCTAATCAATCCTTTTGTTGTTTTAATCTGTTAATTTATTTTTAAAATTTTGTTTAATCTGGATTCGCACATTTGAATAATCTTGATATGGTGTAAATCCCGTTTTCATTTTTCATATGCCTTTTCCAGGAGTTTGAGTATGTTCATAACTTCCATGTCCATCCCTTCCTTCTCCAGAGAAGCCCGGATGTTATTTTCACAGAAGGGGCATATGGTGATCACTGCATCCACGTCCAGTTTTTCTATCATTTTAGCCTTGGCACTGCCCAGGGCGGCTGCTATTTCTGGTTTACCAGATCTTACACCGCCACCAGCGCCACAGCACTGGTCAGGAACTTCCATCTCCACGAATTCAAGGCCCTTAATGTTTTTCAGGATCTCACGGGGTTCATCCCGGATGCCTTGACCCCTTACAAGGTGGCAGGGGTCGTGGTAGGTGACTTTCATGTTCACCGGTTTCATGTCTTCGGTGTTAAGTTTGTCTGCCAGGTATTCACTGATATCCATCATATTGAAGCTGGTACCGTACTGGGGATAATCTTTTTTAAGGGTGGCTCCGCAACCAGCACAGACAGTGATGATGGTATCATAACCTTCAAAGGCCTTAGTATTTTTTTCAACCAGCTTTCCAACAGCATCGGTTTGTCCAGTTCGGATAAGGGGAGAGCCACAGCAGACCTGTTGGCTGGGCACATCTACAATAACATCATGGTTGTTTAAGACATCTAAAAGGGCCATTCCAATATCTGGGAGGCGATAATCCATTAGGCAGCCGGTGAAGAGTGCAATTTTTTCTTTTCCATTATTTTTACCCTCATCGTCTGCTTTTACGTTTTCTTTTGCACTTTGAGAGTTAACTGCTTTTATGAAACCTTCCCTCATGGGTCCTTCTGTTGGGGGTTCTACTGATCTTCCGGTTTTTTCAATAAGTTCCCTGACTGCACGATGGGGTGGTAATGGTCCAATACCTTCCTGGCAGGCTATTTCCCTTAACTTTTCAATGGCCCCACCGAAGGTGTTTATCTCTTTAGGACAGACTTCCACACACTTAGAACATGATGTGCAGCAGTATAGTCCTTCATCAAATCCTTCTTCTGCCCGATCCGGACAGTCCCTTGGATCCAGGGCAAATTTGGACAGGTAACGCATGAAATAGGGTCCTGCAAATTCATCATTAACCTTTAATACTGGGCAGGCTGATAAACAGGAGTAACAGTCAATACAGCTCCTTAATTTCTTGGTGTTGGTTAATTCTTCTGGATCTAAAATGGCAGGACACTCACTAATTCCACATTCATCCTCTAGAAAAAGACCCATTTCCTTCACTTTACTGTCCATTGTGCTCCTATCTACAACCAGGTCCTTAATAACTGGTAAATTGATAGGTTCAATTACATCTTCATCTTTTATTTCTTTTTTACATGCCAGAGCCATTTCTCCATTAACCTTCACTGCACAGGAACCACACTGGCCCGCCCGACAGGAGCAGCGGTAGGCAATACCAGCCTGGTGATGTTGATTGATGTAGTTTAAAGCATCCAGGACTTTCATCTTCTCCTTCTTTTTAACAGAATAAGATTCAGGGTAGGGTTCTTCATCCTCTGAAGGCTGATAACGCATAACAGTTATATTTATCATTTCCATCTCCAATATGATTTAAAACTCTTTTTCGTTATTTAAATCTCTTTCATGATTTTTAAATTTTTATGATTTTTTAAATAGTGTTTAAATTTTTTAAAAATTATATTTTTAGATTAAAATCTGTGTAACCTGTTTTTTTAGTTTATTCAGGTTTAATCTGGGATTCATCATAACTCCATTTTGGATTGAGAGTAAAATAGAATCAATAATATTAGACGCTATTCCTATAAAAAATTATTATAAAAAATATATGTTTTCTGAAATTTACAGAATATGGTAAAAAAAAATATTGTTAACAAAATGATTGTATTGGTTTTTAAAAATGTTTGTATCAAACTAACCCCCCCTCTGATAGATTTTTGTTTGCCTGTTAATTTGGGGACTGTTAATTTAAATCCTTCACCAAAAACCAGTAAATTGCCAGTTCATTTTCATATTTCTTATAATTGGGGTAAGTTAGGGAAACCAGATTCCAGTAGTGTTTGTCATGTTTTCTTACCTGGATATGGCACACTTCATGGTGCACCACGTATCTGATGAGGCTTTCCGGTAAGTATTTAAGGCGAGTGTTAAAGTTCACATTTCCTGATGAGCTACAACTTCCCCAACGGGTTTTCATACGGCGGAAAGTCACATTATTCACTGGAGAACCTATTTCACTGGATATTTCAGCCACCAAAAACTTGACCAGTTCACGGAAATCGTGATCACTGCGAGTTAAATCCAGTTTTCTGTTTTCAGATTCTTTTTGCAACGTATTTATCCGTGATATTTTCTGATAAACCCATTTTTCATGTTTTCGAATCAGACCCTGATAATCTTCAGCCCCAATGGGCATGATAAGGTTCAGATCACCGTTTTTAATCTCCAAACGGGCGTATTTCACTTTTCTGTGGAAAACATGGCACTGGACCTCAATGTCCTGAATTTTAATCTTCATTAGAGTTAATTATAATACAACCTTCAAATAATCTTTTATCCGGAACTATTCTTCTTGTCTAGAAATAGTGAGTTTTAGTCTTTAGGATAGATTTTCACTCTTTTAATTTAGTTTTTCACTCTTTAATTCAATAACACTAACCCATTTATCTGAGTTGACATCAACTTAAAAAAACCTAAATCTAAATATAGCAGATATTCAAACTTAATATAAGAATCTATATATTTTTTTCATATAGCTATTCTAACCTTATAATTAAATTCATCTGTATTTAACTGTTTAATTGGATGTATTAACCATTAGATGTACTAAACATCATTTTATCTTCAAGGAAGTATACCATGAACATTAAAGAAATACTCACAGGACAGGAAAAGGATAAACTGTTTTTAATGGGTAATGAAGCTGCAGTCCGTGGTGCCCTGGAAGCAGGTGTGTCTGTGGCCAGCACTTACCCTGGAACACCTTCTTCAGAGATTGGAAATGTATTATCAGTCCTTGCTGAAGATGCAGGGATGTATTTTGAGTTTTCAGTCAATGAAAAAGTAGCCCTGGAAGTAGCTGCAGCTGCTTCTGCATCGGGACTCAGGTCATTCACCTTCATGAAACACGTGGGTGTTAATGTGGCTTCAGATTCATTAATGAGCGTAGCTTACACCGGTGTTCGGGGAGGGATGGTAATCCTCACTGCAGATGATCCATCCATGTTCTCATCCCAGAATGAACAGGACAACCGTAACTACGCCCGACTGGCAAACATACCCCTCCTGGAAGCCTCCAGCCCCCAGGAAGTTAAGGATCTCATGAAATATGCATACCAACTATCTGAGGAATTTGAATTACCGGTTATTCTCCGCACCACCACCCGAGTTTCCCATATGAGGGGAATAGTGGAACTGGGTGATTTAAATAAGCCTAAAGCGAAGGGACACTTTGATAAAGATCCCCAGCGTTTTGTGCCAGTACCGGAGTCTGCCCGGATAATGCACCGAAATCTGGTTGAAAAAATGTACCAGGTAGAAGTATTATCCAATAATTCCTCCTTAAATCAGCTCTTTGATAATGGAAGTCATGTGGGGATTATCACCAGTGGCAGTGCCTTTAACTACGTTATGGATGTGGTGGAAGAGTATAATTTACCGGTAAATGTCCTTAAAATAGCCTTTTCCTATCCTTTCCCTGAAAAAAAGGTCCTGAAATTTTTGGATAATACAGAAAGGGTTCTGGTGGTGGAGGAAGTTGACCCTATAATGGAAAAAGAAATACTGGCTATTGTAGGCAAACACCAGTTAAAACCTGTAATTCATGGTAAACTGGATGGAACAATGCCTGTGATATATGAATACAGTCCCGATATTGTTTTAGGGGGAGTGGGCAGGATGATGGGTCTGGAAATGCCAGTTGAAACCACATCAGATTCTCTTGAACTTCCCAAAAGACCACCAACACTCTGTCCGGGCTGTCCACATCGAGCTGCATATTTCGAGGTTAAAAAGGCAGCCGAAGATCTTAATCTGGATGATCTCATATTTCCCAGTGATATAGGTTGCTACACCCTGGGCATAGAATCGCCCTATGAAATTGCAGATTACCTCTTATCAATGGGTTCATCTGTTGGAACCAGCTGCGGGTTTTCCAAGGCCACTGATCAAACCGTGGTAAGCTTCATAGGGGATTCAACCTTTTTCCATGCAGGAATACCACCACTCATCAATGCAGTGCACAACAAGAACCGTTTTGTCCTGGTGATCCTGGATAACCGCACCACCGCCATGACTGGTGGCCAGCCTAACCCTGGCCTCCCGGTGGATGGAATGGGATTGGAAGCACCTGAAATATCCATACCAGAAATTGTAAAAGCCTGTGGTGTGGAAATGGTGGAGACCATAAACCCTTTGAATGTCCGTAATTCAAAGGAAATATTCAAAAAAGCACTCCAATTTGAGAAAGTGGCAGTGGTAATATCCCAGTACCCCTGTATGCTAATCAAGGGTGGGACCCAGAAGGGTAAAAACATCATAATCGATGTCCAGGATGATAAATGCACGGGTTGTGATACCTGTGTAATGGAACTCACCTGTCCAGCTATTTACACCACTGATGAAGATAAAATCCGGATTGACCCATTAATGTGCAGGAAATGCAATGTATGTGTTCAGACATGTCCTGAGAAGGCTATAAGGGCTAAAAGGATTGATAGTAACAGGGGAGAGGAGGAATAACAATGAACCCTTACAATATTTACATTTCAGGAGTTGGTGGTCAGGGAATCATCAAAACCTCGGTAATCATGGGGGAAGCATCCATGAAAAGTGATTTATCTGTGG
Proteins encoded in this window:
- the iorA gene encoding indolepyruvate ferredoxin oxidoreductase subunit alpha — its product is MNIKEILTGQEKDKLFLMGNEAAVRGALEAGVSVASTYPGTPSSEIGNVLSVLAEDAGMYFEFSVNEKVALEVAAAASASGLRSFTFMKHVGVNVASDSLMSVAYTGVRGGMVILTADDPSMFSSQNEQDNRNYARLANIPLLEASSPQEVKDLMKYAYQLSEEFELPVILRTTTRVSHMRGIVELGDLNKPKAKGHFDKDPQRFVPVPESARIMHRNLVEKMYQVEVLSNNSSLNQLFDNGSHVGIITSGSAFNYVMDVVEEYNLPVNVLKIAFSYPFPEKKVLKFLDNTERVLVVEEVDPIMEKEILAIVGKHQLKPVIHGKLDGTMPVIYEYSPDIVLGGVGRMMGLEMPVETTSDSLELPKRPPTLCPGCPHRAAYFEVKKAAEDLNLDDLIFPSDIGCYTLGIESPYEIADYLLSMGSSVGTSCGFSKATDQTVVSFIGDSTFFHAGIPPLINAVHNKNRFVLVILDNRTTAMTGGQPNPGLPVDGMGLEAPEISIPEIVKACGVEMVETINPLNVRNSKEIFKKALQFEKVAVVISQYPCMLIKGGTQKGKNIIIDVQDDKCTGCDTCVMELTCPAIYTTDEDKIRIDPLMCRKCNVCVQTCPEKAIRAKRIDSNRGEEE
- a CDS encoding TrmJ/YjtD family RNA methyltransferase — translated: MIYVVFVEPETPGNIGFLARTMKNFGLYQLVLINPCTLENDSYYKAMHAREIVSNRQEYDSLAEFLKIKEIDFAVGTTGNAGGSYNLPRIAVTPDNLAQSLNVNGDIALIMGREGDGLTNKELELCDVVVSIPTHDAYPVLNVTHAAAIIFYELFKTEKTYPVEDLDEASLTEKQNLIECMDEVLDHLDYPAHKKKNASTVFRRVLGRAFISGREAHTLRGMFRRIKERVK
- the glyS gene encoding glycine--tRNA ligase, whose translation is MKNEDVMNIAKKRGFLWSSFEIYSGVAGFFDYGPLGAILKNKIMNKWRNYYLVGEGFYEIESPTIMPEEALKASGHVDHFNDPMTECKDCLEVFRADHVIKEAIGEEVEGLKNQELTEILSNQEILCPKCGGHLTHVWSYNLMFQTLIGAKGKKTGYMRPETAQGIFIPFKRLLRFFRGKLPFGVVQLGKAYRNEISPRQGVIRLREFTQAEAEIFVDPRVKTHPNFQNVAQQVLTLYTAQAQEEEGEFIQITAEKAVNKGVISSQMLTYQLCLADRFMEELGIPENVIRFRQHMKTEMAHYAIDCWDVEIYTDRYGWIEVIGIADRTDFDLKSHSQYSKEDLSVFIEYDEPRTVTKMAAKPDMKKFGPLFKGNAPKILNFLKEADSDLIKESFDENGVYELELEGESYQLTPDIISFEEVEETVRGEKVYPHVIEPSYGIDRITYSVLLHSFTQEDDRNIFHFPADIAPVGVNVFPLVNKDELVEISGNIMNNLRDEGIIAEVDTSGTIGRRYARSDEIGTPFAVTVDHQSLEDNTVTIRERDSQEQIRVLISEVPGKVNDLILKKITFSDI
- the tfrB gene encoding fumarate reductase (CoM/CoB) subunit TfrB, yielding MINITVMRYQPSEDEEPYPESYSVKKKEKMKVLDALNYINQHHQAGIAYRCSCRAGQCGSCAVKVNGEMALACKKEIKDEDVIEPINLPVIKDLVVDRSTMDSKVKEMGLFLEDECGISECPAILDPEELTNTKKLRSCIDCYSCLSACPVLKVNDEFAGPYFMRYLSKFALDPRDCPDRAEEGFDEGLYCCTSCSKCVEVCPKEINTFGGAIEKLREIACQEGIGPLPPHRAVRELIEKTGRSVEPPTEGPMREGFIKAVNSQSAKENVKADDEGKNNGKEKIALFTGCLMDYRLPDIGMALLDVLNNHDVIVDVPSQQVCCGSPLIRTGQTDAVGKLVEKNTKAFEGYDTIITVCAGCGATLKKDYPQYGTSFNMMDISEYLADKLNTEDMKPVNMKVTYHDPCHLVRGQGIRDEPREILKNIKGLEFVEMEVPDQCCGAGGGVRSGKPEIAAALGSAKAKMIEKLDVDAVITICPFCENNIRASLEKEGMDMEVMNILKLLEKAYEK
- the dcd gene encoding dCTP deaminase, whose amino-acid sequence is MAILSDQDIIKYLDEGKITIEPLEDPSRQIQPSSVDLRIGNEFKGFRIIRKPCIDPLDKSDLESYMESFHLDKGEAFIIHPGEFALATTYEAVKLPDDLVARVEGRSSMGRLGITMHVTAGYIDPGFEGKITLEISNIGKMPVALYTGQRVCQIVFETMTSPSLRPYGHPERDSKYMGQDKPVTSKIKQDYEIRDRKQTKLL
- a CDS encoding M48 family metallopeptidase — its product is MKIKIQDIEVQCHVFHRKVKYARLEIKNGDLNLIMPIGAEDYQGLIRKHEKWVYQKISRINTLQKESENRKLDLTRSDHDFRELVKFLVAEISSEIGSPVNNVTFRRMKTRWGSCSSSGNVNFNTRLKYLPESLIRYVVHHEVCHIQVRKHDKHYWNLVSLTYPNYKKYENELAIYWFLVKDLN